A single region of the Devosia sp. FJ2-5-3 genome encodes:
- a CDS encoding DUF2259 domain-containing protein, whose protein sequence is MRRYGEVLASVRRGASLLAGVMLATAPVSAGDRALIDFLGFSPDGQHFAFEQFGIQDGSGFPYSDVYVLDLVADKWVPGTPVSVRIDSEDATLADVRAQSADRAQAVLNRFSITEPVEYLALNGDGTAEPDFTRLRFGVPGYGQGEPNSDQTLRLDSYETTSPLPCADWFSAEPLGMSLTMEEDDGERLIHRDKRLPESRGCAVEYRLFGVVQPGWAQDISAAVAIISVYSGGFEGPDRRFIAVPIGER, encoded by the coding sequence ATGAGACGATACGGGGAAGTTCTGGCTTCGGTTCGACGGGGCGCTAGCCTCCTCGCCGGTGTCATGCTCGCCACCGCTCCGGTTTCGGCCGGGGACAGGGCGCTCATCGATTTTCTCGGCTTTTCGCCGGACGGACAGCATTTTGCCTTCGAGCAATTCGGCATCCAGGACGGCTCCGGCTTTCCGTATTCAGACGTCTACGTCCTTGACCTCGTCGCCGACAAATGGGTGCCGGGCACGCCGGTTTCGGTGCGCATCGACAGCGAAGACGCGACATTGGCCGATGTCCGCGCCCAAAGCGCCGACCGGGCGCAGGCGGTGTTGAACCGTTTTTCCATCACCGAGCCGGTCGAATATCTCGCGCTCAATGGCGATGGCACGGCGGAGCCCGATTTCACGCGCCTGCGGTTTGGGGTCCCCGGATATGGTCAGGGCGAGCCGAATTCCGACCAGACGCTGCGGCTCGACAGCTATGAGACCACCTCGCCGCTGCCCTGTGCGGACTGGTTTTCCGCCGAGCCGCTGGGCATGTCCCTGACCATGGAGGAGGATGACGGCGAGCGCCTGATCCATCGCGACAAGCGCCTGCCCGAATCGCGGGGCTGCGCCGTCGAATATCGGCTGTTCGGCGTGGTCCAGCCCGGTTGGGCGCAGGATATTTCCGCCGCAGTCGCCATTATCTCGGTTTATTCCGGCGGCTTCGAAGGGCCGGACCGACGGTTCATTGCGGTGCCCATTGGCGAACGATAG